The Bacteroides acidifaciens genome includes a region encoding these proteins:
- a CDS encoding response regulator transcription factor encodes MAKILLVEDEINIASFIERGLKEFGHTVSVCHDGNTGWKILQEEPFDLLILDIIMPKINGLELCHLYRQMFGYQTPVIMLTALGTTEDIVKGLDAGADDYLVKPFSFQELEARIKALLRRGKEITANQLVCGDLILDCNTRKAKRGDIDIELTVKEYRLLEYFMTHQGVALSRITLLKDVWDKNFDTNTNIVDVYVNYLRVKIDRDFDKKLIHTVVGLGYIMNT; translated from the coding sequence ATGGCAAAGATACTATTGGTTGAAGATGAAATAAATATCGCCTCCTTTATTGAACGGGGGCTGAAAGAGTTCGGACATACGGTAAGCGTCTGTCACGATGGCAACACCGGTTGGAAAATCCTTCAGGAAGAGCCTTTCGACCTTTTAATACTGGACATCATTATGCCGAAGATAAACGGGCTGGAACTCTGCCATCTCTACCGTCAGATGTTCGGCTATCAGACTCCCGTCATTATGCTGACAGCCCTGGGCACAACGGAAGACATTGTCAAAGGACTGGATGCGGGAGCGGACGATTACCTTGTCAAGCCTTTCAGCTTTCAGGAACTGGAAGCACGTATCAAGGCACTGCTGCGACGCGGCAAAGAGATTACTGCCAACCAACTGGTTTGTGGCGACCTGATATTGGATTGTAATACCCGCAAAGCCAAAAGAGGTGATATAGACATCGAACTTACCGTCAAGGAATACCGCCTGCTCGAATATTTCATGACTCATCAAGGAGTGGCTCTCTCACGCATCACCCTGCTCAAAGATGTGTGGGACAAGAACTTCGATACGAATACCAATATCGTGGATGTCTACGTAAACTATCTCCGGGTAAAGATAGACCGTGATTTCGATAAGAAGCTGATTCATACGGTAGTAGGATTGGGATATATCATGAATACTTAA